In the genome of Caulobacter flavus, the window CCTGACGCTGAAGGGCGCGATCTCGGGCGTCGGCGGCTTCGTCAAGGACGGGACCGGGACGCTGGTCGTCGCCGGCGACGGCTCGGCCTATGCGGGCCGCGCCTCGGTCGCCGCCGGCGCGCTGCGCGTCGACGGCGCCCTGGGCGGGGTGACCGACGTGATGAACAGCGGGCGTCTCGAAGGCGTCGGGCGGATCGGCGGGCTGGTCCTGCGTTCGGGCGGCGTCGTCGCGCCGGGCGGCGAGGGCTTCGGCGTGCTGACCGTGGCGGGCGACTTCGCGGCCGACGGCGGCTTGATCGAGATCGAGGCCGTGCTCGGCGGCGACGGCTCGCGGGCCGACCGGCTGGTCGTGGCCGGCGCGACCTCCGGCGCCGCCGAGATCAGCGTCGTCAACCGCGGCGGGCTGGGCGCCCAGACGCAGGAAGGCGTCAAGATCGTCGACGTGGCGGGCGCCTCCAACGCCCAGTTCGCGCTGCGCGGCGACTACGTCTTCCAGGGCGATCAGGCGGTCATCGCCGGGGCCTACGCCTACCGGCTGTACAAGAACGGCGTCGCCACGCCGGCCGACGGCGACTGGTACCTGCGCTCGTCGCTGGTCGATCCCGAGACGCCGACCGGACCCGAGCAGCCGCAAGGCCCGCTCTACCAGCCCGGCGCGCCGATCTACGAGGCCTATGCCGCGGACCTGCTGGGCCAGAACGGCGTGGGCGCGCTGCGCCAGCGCGTGGGCGACCGCGTGTGGGGGCAGGGCGCGACCGAGCTCGGCGGGGCCTGGGGCCGGGTCGAGGGCGAGCAGAGCCGTTCGAAGGACGCGGCCCGCTCCAACACCGGCGCCGACCTGAAGACCGACCGCTGGGCGGTGCAGATGGGCTACGACCGGGCGCTGCCGGACCAGACCTGGGGCGGCACGCTGGTGCTGGGCGCCAGCTGGCGCTACGGCGAGGCCGAGACCAAGGTCCGCTCGGTGTTCGGCGACGGGGCGATCCAGACCAACGCCTACGGCCTCGGCGCGACCGCGACCTGGTACGGGCAGGGCGGCACCTATGTCGACCTGCAGGCTCAGAACAGCTGGTACGACAGCGATCTGCGCTCCACCCCGCTGGGCGACCTGGCCAGGGGCCTGGACGGTTCGGGCGTGTCGCTCGGCGTCGAGGTGGGCAAGCCCAGGGCCCTGGCCGAGGGGCTGCAACTGACGCCGCAGTTCCAGACCGTCTATTCGCGGATCCGCTGCGACTCCTTCGAGGACGGGGCGGGCGCACAGGTCTGGGGCGATCGCGGCGAGAGCCTGCGCTCGCGGTTCGCCGCGGCCCTGGCGCGCGAAACCGAGGGCGAAAAGGGCGCTGGCCGCCTCTACGGCCAGGTCGGCGTCGCCTACGAGTGGCTGGGCGGGGCCAGCGTGATGGTCTCGGGAACCCAGCTGGCGCGTCGCGACGACCGGCTGTGGGGCGAACTGGCCGTCGGCGGCAGCCATCGCTGGCGCCAGGGTCTCAGCGTCTTTGGCGAGGCTTCGGCCGCCAGCGGCCTGAACAGCCTCGGCGACGCCTACAGCGTGCGGGCCAACATGGGTCTGCGCCTGGCGTTCTGACACGAGGGGGCCGGGACCTTCGGGTTCCGGCCCCCGCTCACGTTGCCGGTTTCGGCGGCCTTTGGTATCGGTTGAAACATTCGTTTTAATCGGTGGGCGCCATGTTCCGTTTCCTGACCTCAGACGGTCTTTCCATCGCCTGCCATGAGTGGGGCGAAGGCGCCGGGCCGCCGGTGGTGCTGCACCACGGCTTCTCGGCCAGCGGTCCGATCAACTGGAAGGCGCCGGGGATCGTCGACGTCCTGGTCGCCGCCGGCCGCCGGGTGATCGCGATCGACGCCCGGGGACACGGCGCCTCGGACAAGCCGCACGATCCGGCCTTCTACGGCGAGGCGCGGATGGCGCGGGACGTGTCGGCGCTGATCGACCACCTGGGCGTTCCGGCGATCGACCTGGCCGGCTATTCCATGGGCGCGATCGTGGGCGTGATCTGCGCGAGCCAGGAGCCGCGCGTGCGTCGCCTGGTCGTCGGCGGGGTAGGCGAGGGCGTGGTGGCCACCGGCGGCGTCGACACCCGCCACGTGCCGAACGCGGCCATCGTTCAGGCGCTGCTGACCGACGACGTCTCGGCGATCGAGCACCCGGCCGCCGTGCCCTTCCGCCTGTTCGCCGACGCCATCGGCGCCGACCGCAAGGCCCTGGCCGCCCAGGCCAGCGTCGTTCACGCCCAGCCGATCCCGCTGGACCGCATCACGGCCCCAACCCTGGTGATCGCCGGCGACGACGATCCGTTGGCCGTGCATCCCGAGCGGCTGGCCGCGGCGATCCCCGGCGCGCGCTCGCTGCTGGTGGCGGGCGACCATCGCACGGCCGTGGCCGCGCCAGCCTTCGCCCGGGCGATCGCGGATTTCCTCGCCGCCTAGCCCTTGCCGGGCCGGTAGCGGTCGATCTCGATGCCGTGGCGGCGCAGCTTGTCGTAGAAGGTCTTGCGCGGGGTCTGCAGCAGCGCCATGGCCGTGCGGGCGTCGCCGCCGCAGGCCGCCAGGGTCTCGCGGATCACCATCGCCTCGTAGCGGCCGGTGCGGTCGGCCAGACTCTCGGCCACGGCGGGCGTCGCGCCGTCGTCGGCGACCAGGGCGGACGGCAGGCCCAAGGCCACGCGCTCGGCGTAGTGCGCCAGCTCCCGCACGTTGCCGGGCCAGTCGTGGCCCAGCAGGTGGTCGCGGATCGTCGCCGTCAGGCGCGGGGCGGGGCGGCGCAGCCGCGCGGCCGCCTCGGCCAGGAAGAAGCCGAACAGCCCCGGCACGTCCTCGCGCCGCTCGCGCAGCGGCGGGACGACCAGGGTGACCACGTTGAGGCGGTAGTAGAGGTCGGCGCGGAAGGCGCCGTCGCGCACGGCCTGGGCCAGGTCGATCTTGCTTGCCGCGATGATCCGCAGGTCCAGGTGCCGGGGCTCGGCCGCGCCGACCGGCCAGATCTCGCGCTCCTCGACCACGCGCAGCAGCTTGGCCTGCATGGAGGACGACAGGCCCTCGATCTCGTCGAGGAACAGCACTCCGCGATCGGCGCGCTCTATGCGGCCGGTGCTGGGACGGCCCGCGGCGCCGGCAGCGCCGAACAGTTCGGTCTCGAACACGGCCTCGGGCAGGGCGGCGCAGTTGACCGTGACCATCGGACGGCTCCGGCGCGATCCGCCGCGATGCAGGGCGTGGGCGACGAGGCCCTTGCCGGCCCCGGTCTCGCCCTGGATCAGAACGTCGACCTCGGCCTCGGCCAGCTGGGCGATGGTAGCCCGCAGCCGCTGCATCACCGGGGTGTCGCCCAGCAGGGGCGAGCCGCCGCCGGCCTGGGCGGCGGCCTCCAGCCGGCGGTTGTCGAGCACCAGGCCGCGCTTCTCCAGCGCCCGCGCCAGGGCGGCCGTCAGGCGCTCCATCGGGAAGGGCTTGGAGACGAAGTCGTAGGCGCCGTCCTGCAGCGCGGCCACGGCCATGGCCACGTCGCCATGGCCGGTGATCAGCAGCACAGGAATGTCCGGATCGATTGCCCGCACGCGCTCGAACAGCGCCAGGCCGTCCATGCCCGGCATGCGCACGTCGGTGACCACGGCGCCGTCGAAGTCGCGGTTCAGCGTCTTCAGCGCCGCCGGGGCGTTGTCGAAGGCCGCGACCTCCAGGCCGCGCAGTTCCAGCCCCTGGGCCACGGCGCGGCGCAGGGCGTCGTCGTCGTCGACGAGCAGGATCTTGCCGGCGCTCATGGAACGGCCTTGCGCAGGGTCAGGGTGAAGGTCGCGCCGGCGCCCGGGGTCGAGGCGACGGTCAGCTCGCCGCCGAAGCCGGCGGCGATGTCGCGGGCGATCACCAGGCCAAGGCCCAGGCCGCGCGGCTTGGTGGTCAGGAACGGCGTGAACAGGGCGCGCTCGACCTCGGGCGCCAGGCCCGGACCGTTGTCGGCGACGGCGATCTCGATCGTCTCGGCGTTTTCGCGAACGGTCAGGGTCACGGCGCCGTCGGCTCGGTCCTCCACGGCCTCGAAGGCGTTCTGCAGCAGGTTGACCAGCACCTGTTCCAACCGGACCCGCTCGCCCAGCACGCTGAGGCCCGGCGTCTCGCCCCTGCGGGTCAGTCGCGCCTGCTGCCGGCGCGAGCGGCTGGCGGTCAGCAGCACCGAGCCGTCGACGACCTCGGTGACCAAGGTCGGCTCGACCCGGCCGTCGGCCTTGCGCGAGAAGGCCCGAAGCTCGTCGGTGATGCGGCCGATGCGCTCGGTCATGGCGGCGATGGCCGACAGGTTCTCGCCCGCCGCCTCGGGCTTGCCGCGCGCGATCAGCAGCAGGCCGTTGTCGGCGTTGGCGCGGATGGCGGCGACCGGCTGGTTGATCTCGTGGGCCACGCCGGCGGCGATCTGGCCCAGCGAGGCCAGCTTGTTGGCCTGCACCAGGTCGGCCTGCAGCGAACGCAGGCGGGTCTCGGTGCGCTGGCGCTCGTCGGCTTCGTGCGAGAGAGCCTGGTTGGCCTGGGTCAGTTCCCGCGTGCGGGCCTCGACGCGGCGTTCAAGCTCCAGCCGGGTCTCGCGGTCGCGCAGGGCGGCCAGTTGGATGCGCCGCCGCCGGACCCACAGCCACAGCAGGGCCGCGCTCAGCAGCGTCCAGACCAGGGCGGTGATCCAACGCGCGGCGTCGGCGGCCTGGTCGGCGGGGGCGGCGGGCGTCAGCAGGTGCAAGGTCCAGCCGGGGGCGACGTCGGCTAGGCGGGTCTCGATCTGGCGGTCGGCCTGGGCGGCGTCGGTGCGCGCGACGGTATCGCCGCGCCGCGCGCGCAGGGGCAGGGGATCGAAGGTGGCCTCGCCGTACTGGCCCTGGGTTCGCAGCGCCTGGCGGGCGGCCGGCGCCAGCGGCGTACGGGCGTGGAAGCGCCATCGAGGCTCGCTGGTGATCAGCACCAAGCCCTGCTGGTCGACGACGAAGGCCGGCTCGCCGATCGCCCGCCAGGCGGTCTCGACGGCGTCGAACTCCAGCTTGACCACCACCACGCCCAGCGGGCCGCCGGGTCCGTCGACGCGGCGGGCGAGATAGAGGCCGGGCTTGCGGCTGACCGTGCCCAGGGCGAACTGCTCGGCGTAGCCGCTGCGCAGGGCCTCGGCGAAATAGGGGCGGAAGCCGTAGTTGGAGCCGAGAAAGCTGGTCGGCTGGCGCCAGTTGCTGGCCGCGGCGGTGAAGCCGTCGGCGGCTACGACGTAGATCACCGCCGCGCGCGTCTGGGCGCCCAGCTGCTCCAGCTTGCGCGACAGCGCCTCCAGCCGGCGCGGATCGCGGGTGGCCAGGGCGGTCTCCAGGTCGGCGTCGTCGGCCAGAACCAGGGGCAGGGCGCGCTGCTTGTCCAGTTCGCTGCGCAGCACCGCCGCGTGCAGGGCCGCCGAGGCGGCGGCGCGGCCGCGCAGGCCGGTCATGGCGCGGTCGTGCGCCAGGGTTCCCACGGCCAGGACCAGGACGGCGCCGACCAGCACGGCGACCGCCGCGAACAGGGCCAGGCCCTGGCGCGAAACGCTCCGCTCGGGCGCGGGCCGCGCGCCGGCGCTCTCCGGATCTGGTTGTGTCATATTCCACACGATGTCGGCCTGGGCTGAGTGGATTATGGCACGTATGGGCCTGGAGTGAAGAGGTGAGATATGGAATTTAGTTAGGATATTCATCAGCTTGAG includes:
- a CDS encoding alpha/beta fold hydrolase, which encodes MFRFLTSDGLSIACHEWGEGAGPPVVLHHGFSASGPINWKAPGIVDVLVAAGRRVIAIDARGHGASDKPHDPAFYGEARMARDVSALIDHLGVPAIDLAGYSMGAIVGVICASQEPRVRRLVVGGVGEGVVATGGVDTRHVPNAAIVQALLTDDVSAIEHPAAVPFRLFADAIGADRKALAAQASVVHAQPIPLDRITAPTLVIAGDDDPLAVHPERLAAAIPGARSLLVAGDHRTAVAAPAFARAIADFLAA
- a CDS encoding sigma-54-dependent transcriptional regulator, which gives rise to MSAGKILLVDDDDALRRAVAQGLELRGLEVAAFDNAPAALKTLNRDFDGAVVTDVRMPGMDGLALFERVRAIDPDIPVLLITGHGDVAMAVAALQDGAYDFVSKPFPMERLTAALARALEKRGLVLDNRRLEAAAQAGGGSPLLGDTPVMQRLRATIAQLAEAEVDVLIQGETGAGKGLVAHALHRGGSRRSRPMVTVNCAALPEAVFETELFGAAGAAGRPSTGRIERADRGVLFLDEIEGLSSSMQAKLLRVVEEREIWPVGAAEPRHLDLRIIAASKIDLAQAVRDGAFRADLYYRLNVVTLVVPPLRERREDVPGLFGFFLAEAAARLRRPAPRLTATIRDHLLGHDWPGNVRELAHYAERVALGLPSALVADDGATPAVAESLADRTGRYEAMVIRETLAACGGDARTAMALLQTPRKTFYDKLRRHGIEIDRYRPGKG
- a CDS encoding sensor histidine kinase, whose protein sequence is MTQPDPESAGARPAPERSVSRQGLALFAAVAVLVGAVLVLAVGTLAHDRAMTGLRGRAAASAALHAAVLRSELDKQRALPLVLADDADLETALATRDPRRLEALSRKLEQLGAQTRAAVIYVVAADGFTAAASNWRQPTSFLGSNYGFRPYFAEALRSGYAEQFALGTVSRKPGLYLARRVDGPGGPLGVVVVKLEFDAVETAWRAIGEPAFVVDQQGLVLITSEPRWRFHARTPLAPAARQALRTQGQYGEATFDPLPLRARRGDTVARTDAAQADRQIETRLADVAPGWTLHLLTPAAPADQAADAARWITALVWTLLSAALLWLWVRRRRIQLAALRDRETRLELERRVEARTRELTQANQALSHEADERQRTETRLRSLQADLVQANKLASLGQIAAGVAHEINQPVAAIRANADNGLLLIARGKPEAAGENLSAIAAMTERIGRITDELRAFSRKADGRVEPTLVTEVVDGSVLLTASRSRRQQARLTRRGETPGLSVLGERVRLEQVLVNLLQNAFEAVEDRADGAVTLTVRENAETIEIAVADNGPGLAPEVERALFTPFLTTKPRGLGLGLVIARDIAAGFGGELTVASTPGAGATFTLTLRKAVP